TGCTAGCGTGCACGCGTAATTTTAATGAATGCAAACATTGTGTCCTTTGCTGATGACATAATCGCCATTCATCAAATCATGAGAAGCTTTAATTTTCATCTTTGAGCCACACAacgtaattttttttatttagttatGTCACTAATAAGGTAATTATTGGTTAAAATGCCAAATATACCCCTATACTACCAGAAAAGGTTTAAATATACCTCTAGTTATACTTTGAGTCCAAATATACCCATGTCGTTATACTATTAGTTCAAATACGCTCCTCTTCCGTTAAGTTTGTCTAAAGTGGACATCCAATCCTACGTGGCACTGACATTTGATGAGGTGATGCCATATGGCTTGCCATCTCAGCACCCCTAACCCATTTTACCCCtcccttatatatttttttcaccACTAAAATTTTCTTCCCCTCCACCGCTATTGCCACCATTACTGTTGCCATGAAAAATATTGTTTTCCAAATTTTAATcttttatatatggattaaaGGCGTTAGGTGGCATGCCATGTGGCATCCGCCTCATCAAATGTCAGTGTCACGTAGGATTGGATATCCACTTTGGACAAACTTAACtgaagaggggtatatttgaaccaatagtattaTGATTTACGGCAGGGGTATATTTGGACCAAAAGTATAACGAAGTGTATATTTAAACATTTTCTCATAgtacaggggtatatttggccctttgccgaaATCTCTATAACATGTGTCACTTAATAATTTATCGCAAATTAAACTATATTGATAGTGTATTATCTCAGGGGTATATCTAGAGTTTTGTCACCTGGTTCATCTGAACCCTGTACTTTCAATACGGAACTTAAATTTATGTGTAATAATGATAAAATTGCAATAAATAGTAGGTCTAGACAATGAATTTAATAGTTAATGCTATGAACTTTGAAGGTTGAACTCataaagtttaaattttgaatcCCCCTCCGTGTTATCTACCGCATCAAAGCATGGGGATGAAACATGGAGTGGTCCGACTCAGTATTGCTCCAACATAGAAGTGTTATGGGGGCAATGATTGAAATGACCCAAATTAAATGCCAAATTGTTATTTGTAGCTGGCAATGGCTGTTGTGGTTGGGATCATAATGGGATCTGCAGTATAGATTTGAGAAATTGCATAGtgggtatttttctttttctgacgCTGTTACTTTGACAATTAAAAGGTACTCACAGTTTGTTCAGGACCACATTGCAGGCTTTCTCCCAACAGGAAACAAAAAGATTAATCTTAACGAAACAGTCGCTTTTTTTATGAATAATTTATCTGAACTTATCTTTTCCTATTGACACATCTCAAATGTTTTTCCCTTAAGGTCTCAGGCGCCACCAACACATCTTAACATTAACCTATAATAACTACTCCCATAACTTCTTTGTTTGACTGATCCACAATCAATGGCGAACGCAGAATTTTCGTTATAAAAGTAAATATACCAGaaaattaaggggagtcaatacatagtatatatacatataatttatttttttacctatCTACAGAGTGTATTTTTCCCGCAAAAGGGTGTCATGGTAATCAAAGAATTTTAGTAATACACTTGAGGGTCTTTCGGATACAAACTCTTTATTTcattggggtaggggtaaggtctgcgtacacactaccatcCCCAAATCCCATTGTGGGATTTTATTGAGTCAGTTGTTGATATTCGAAGTCTTATAAAAAGCTAATTCCATTTGCACCTCGAGCAACACTACTTCAAACTCCACGTATATTTTCCGCACAACTGATGCTCTCCTTGTTTTAGCTTGTTCGCATGAAATATTTCCATTCTTGCACTTAAAAATAAGTAAAACTTGCATATTATAGTGAAAGATCTTACAAATTATgttctttttttgttctttcattGAGGGGTTAGTAAGTTTTGGACCTTATGAAGAAGAGCAAGAGCAGCCAATAGGGATATAAAACGATATTTTTTCAATAAAAAGGTCCAGAAGATTGGACCCACCAAAAAGGCTTGTTGCTGCAATGATGTGTACACAAAAGAAGAAAACTCCACAAACATAAAATTTTAACAAATTCAAAAGAAACAACTCAATAATGCTCTTTATTTTCGTTTCTTTTTATTTTCGTCTCTTTTGGGCATGTGATATTCTTAAAAAGACTGAGGCAAATAAAAACTTGGCACATTTTCGATCGGAAAATATCAatcaagagaaaagaaaaataagaattgATCGATGGAGTTATGAGAGTTGCTATACGTTTCTCGAATGGTACAATCAAATATCCGGCTCATACTTACGCACAAGAAGGATTAACAACTTTTAATAATTGGAAGGCAGAGGGTAGGGGAAAAACTCCGCTCATTCCTTTTAGTTTGCTCCAAGAAGGACTAGCAACTTCTAATACTTGGAAACTCTACATCAGTAAACAACTGGTTTTACCATTAATGACATGCTCTTGTAGCCATAGAAATGTCATTGACAATATCCAAGACCACAATTTCTAACGATAGGTGGCAGGTACCAAAAGTCTTTCTTAAACTTTGTACCAACCAGGCAAgttgaacaaatgataaaattttCTCAACATTAATTCTAAGTCAGGCAATAAGATATGGGAAAACTTATGAAAACACCTTACAATGAAGTGAATAGTTCTTGTtatttgaaatttattcttcAAAAAGGAAACTGGCGAGGCCATGAACAGGTTAAGATATTATGTCCACATTGAACCATTTATAAATCCAGGGAAAGTATTGCACGTCTAGAAACACCAAAGCATAGAATTTACAAAAAGATGCGGCATTTAAATGACATGACAATCAGGAACATGAGGAAATAATAGTGCACGGCTGAAATATATACTGCAAGGAATTCAAGTGCCGCCAACTTCTGAAAAAAGGTGGTGATATTCTAACAACTGCACAAGTTGCCTACTCAGGCAAGGTCAAAAAAATTCTCTGCTATTGTCCTTAGCTAATAATCAAAACCCAGCTGTACTCACACTTCAATAGTGCCAAGAGCATTCAATATCACCCAGGTATCAGCTTGTTGCCTCAGGCCAAGTACTTGAACAAGTTTGGGTTCTCTTTGTCTCTTTCCAAGTAGTCCCGAGTGATAAGATCTTCAATCCGCTTTTTGATTGCTTTGAAATCAGGCTACACACAAGTTTTATAATTTTAGGATAGGTAAAATAGAAAAATTCAACAATTAGAATACACAAACAAACATCTCTCTCCAAATAGAGCCCATAACTATATTTCAGGATAAAACTATTTGGGAGGCGGAGAAGACACTTGCAAAGAGAATATGATAAGATATTGGCAATCTTCGGTTACAAATTTTACACCTCAAAGTACAGAATTATCAGCACTCCACATATCCTACTATATACCTCATAGTTTTGAGGCGGTGAACATGCTTGGCACTAAAGaaaatatacacatatataacaaACTAGAGGTCACGGACAAAATGATATTTTCAGTATTTCCTTCGCAGACATCCTTCCCAGGCAACTTGGGGGTGTGGGGTGGGAGGAGGGGAGGGATTATATGCTTGCTTTCCCTCAAAAAGGTCACTCCATGTTGGACTGAAATAACCCTCTTTTCATTTAACATTTTGATGAAgagagttttttttaaaaaaaaggatagcAGGTCACAGAGAAGTCAACATCCTCCTGTTGCCCCCCTCTGTCATATTAGTAGGTAAGAAACGGACAATAACAGGGGGAAAAAAGGTACAGAAAAAAAAATCTAATAAAGAAACTGAAAGATTTCATTCTCGCAGCTTATATTAGATGGCTAGTCGAGCAACAGGCTCAGTATAATTCAACCTTCAAAAGTCAACCATGCACCATAAATGCAAAACTAAGAGGGTAAATCACACTTATCCTTCTTtcccgaatttttttttttgaaggagCAGACAACAAGTGATAACAGTTGGAGATATTCTACTAGCAAACCGATCCCTAGGACATCGATAACTTGTTAAAACAAAACGAAAACAAATTTTAAGCAACATGCAATTGGATAGCAAGCAAGAAAAAATGGAATGTCCAATGTGGAGCAACAGTCATCCATTTTCAAATTGAAGGTCATGGTCACCATTTAGGCAGGCCAAATTATGTTGCTTTCCTAAATGGAATACCTAACCTGAGGAAAtccaaaagatgaagaagtgGCATATACCTTAAACATGCGGCTCAATTGCTCAACACACTCGGACACGAGCTGCGAATGGGGAAGCACCTTCCGGCTCTTCATTATGCGCACTATACAAGCATCAATTGCATAACGTCTGTCCTTGTCAACATCCTCGACCACTTTTTTCCTTTCATCTACAGGAGGCAAAGGGATCTGGATGGTAGAAATAAGTCATTGAGAAAAAGTGTCCCAGGTGCACATATAGGGGAAGCATCATAGCAAAATATAAGTAGCTGTAAACAGTATGTATACCCTAATCCTCCTCATTCTGTCAGTAAACTTGGAGTTGAATTCAAAATGATCTGTTGGCGAAACAGTTCTACTGGTAGGCTCTTTGGTCAGAATTTTATACTTGGCACATGACAGGGATTGAAGCAATCTGACTAAGTCATCGTCTGCCAAATTTAACTGACTTTTGATATCTGAGTAACTCAATCTATCCGAAGCATTAAACAGTAATAGAGCAGCAGCCTGAAAATAAGAACATTAATCAATAACAATATTTGGTATCTGACAGGGGTGCTGCAGCGGAGCAATTTCACAAACTGATCACCTGGTAAGTTCCCACAATCAGTTCAATAGTTTTTGGTTCAAACTTGCCATTGATGTTACATGTACCCAATGAATAAATCCAAGTCAATTTCCTGTGTTTCGTTTTTGTCTGATAAAATTCCTTGAAGACTTCGACACACTTCACCTGAGATACCAACAGCAAAGTGTAAATCATGGGTAACAACAAAACAGGAAAAATCAAATCAGCAGCAGCAATTGAATTATTATAGATCTCAAGAGAAGCAGATCTCACCATTTCCACGGGGAGACTCAGATCAGAAGATTTATAACTAGGCCAAAAGCCAGTTGTAAGAACTGTGACAGTCAAATCTATTCCAGGATTAGCTGCCGAGTTGTTGCTGAGATATTCCTGAAAGTGGTTCTGATTTTCCTTCGCTAACGTCAAGTCTGTCACCTGTTTTGTTATTTCAAACCATAAGTTTCAACACGATATTTCTCAGGGGGaggataaaattagaagtaatacACTCTCCTCACCATTCCCTCCATCTTCGACGTAAACTGCCCACCACACTGCTGCTTTAACTTTGTTAAGATAAGCCGTTCATGGTCGTCATTGGCACTTTTATCAAAAAGCAATCGACGAGAAAGCTTCTTCCTATAAAATTATGAAGACAGCATATAACAAATGGCTAAAGATGTAACAAGAAACTAGTTACtcagccaaaaaaaaaaaggttagatGTAGCTTCCAACCTGTAGAACTCAGCAAACAGGTCTTTGTCACTGATATATGCTAGAAGCTTGACCACCTACATAAAACATAAACGGTTATGATCCTATAATAATAGCTGAAATATTGACAGACCATCAGAAAGTGAAGTAGGATGTTGGTTAGTGCTACCTTATCCAATGTTTCCTCAATAGCATCATCACTGAGTTTTTCACTCCCACCCTTCTTAAGGATATTATCACAGTAAGAAGCAAGGAGCTCTGCACTAGAACAGCCAGCAACAACTTTATTACAGAAGACCTCAAATGCCTCTTTCAGAGCCTAT
Above is a window of Nicotiana tabacum cultivar K326 chromosome 8, ASM71507v2, whole genome shotgun sequence DNA encoding:
- the LOC107801322 gene encoding cullin-1; this encodes MTMNQMKTIELEEGWEFMQKGITKLKIILEGSPDSFSSEEYMMLYTTIYNMCTQKPPHDYSQQLYEKYKEAFEEYINTTVLSSLREKHDEFMLRELVKRWANHKLMVRWLSRFFHYLDRYFIARRSLPALNEVGLTCFRDLVYQELKSKARDAVIALIDQEREGEQIDRALLKNVLGIFVEIGMGEMEYYENDFEDAMLKDTAAYYSRKASNWIVEDSCPDYMLKAEECLKKEKDRVSHYLHSSSEAKLLEKVQNELLVVYTNQLLEKEHSGCRALLRDDKVEDLSRMYRLFHRIPKGLEPVANMFKQHVTAEGMVLVQQAEDSASNKAESSSGSQEQVFVRKVIELHDKYMAYVTNCFANNSLFHKALKEAFEVFCNKVVAGCSSAELLASYCDNILKKGGSEKLSDDAIEETLDKVVKLLAYISDKDLFAEFYRKKLSRRLLFDKSANDDHERLILTKLKQQCGGQFTSKMEGMVTDLTLAKENQNHFQEYLSNNSAANPGIDLTVTVLTTGFWPSYKSSDLSLPVEMVKCVEVFKEFYQTKTKHRKLTWIYSLGTCNINGKFEPKTIELIVGTYQAAALLLFNASDRLSYSDIKSQLNLADDDLVRLLQSLSCAKYKILTKEPTSRTVSPTDHFEFNSKFTDRMRRIRIPLPPVDERKKVVEDVDKDRRYAIDACIVRIMKSRKVLPHSQLVSECVEQLSRMFKPDFKAIKKRIEDLITRDYLERDKENPNLFKYLA